ACTGGACTCTCAAATTATATTACTCATCGGGCTCCCCGAATTCCCCTTGAGGGCGTTAAAATGGCAAAGAGGAGTATGTTTTTTGATTCCTCAAAGGCCGTTCGTGAGTTGGGTTTTCCTCAGCGTTCTGTAGAGGATGCCCTGCGGAGGGCGGTAGATTGGTTCCAAAATAACGGGTATATCTAAATAGAAAATGGATTTTTTTCTCCTGCTTTTTTCAACTGTCCTATATCGTCCTTATGTTTTTATATTTCTTATTTTTTTTATCTTAGCGGGTGTCCTAACCCTTGGTGCGAAAAAAACGTTTGTTCTCCTTGGAATGACCTGGGTCATTGCATTCTTGTCCGAATATAGTTCTACCCGTATCGGTTTTCCATTTGGGGATTATTTTTATATTGAATCTACGAGGGACCGTGAAATTTGGGTTTCTAATGTTCCCTTTATGGATTCCCTTTCTTTTACTTTTTTAGCTTTTGTTAGTTATACCTTTTCTCTTTTCTTTTTTCTGAAAGTCTCTTTCCAAAAAAAGGGAATTCTAAGCGATGAAGATGGAAGCAGACATTCATGGAGGGTACTGGGGCTTGCGGTTCTTTTGTTTGTATTTTTAGATGTGGTCATCGATCCGTTGGCACTCCGTGGCGATCGGTGGTTCTTGGGTAAGATTTTCGGGTATGCTTCGGAAGGGGTGTATTTTGGGGTTCCTCTTTCCAATTTTCTGGGATGGGCTTTCGTCGGAAGCACGAGTCTTTTTCTGTTCCAGTTATATGATCAAAAGAGCACCCCGAGAGGCCAGGTATGGGAGGTTCCCCTTCGTCGATTAGTTTTGGGTCCCATTCTTTATTACATTATTTTGATATTTAACCTCTCCATGACGTTTTGGATTGAGGAGAGCCTCCTTGGGGTGGTTGGAATTTTTATCCATTTTCCTATATTATTATTTTTTCTTTTTCGAATGGGTGAACTCCTCCAGTTTTCAAAAATGACACCTCTTTGGAGACCTTTGGAAAAGGGAAAAGACCCAAAGGGTTCTAATACACCTGGTTTTCTCTTGCATCAGCAAGTTTTTCCTTTTCAATCGGAGGGATTAAAATCTGGACCTTCGAAAAGTAAGGGATAAGGGGTGGTGGATTTTAAACCCATGAAAAACAAATTTAAAAAGATAGGAAATCTTACCTTAGGGCCCGAAGGGTTGGTTGGGTGGGGATCTCAAAAAAAGTTTTCTAGAGTTCGGTTTTCATTGAAAAAACTTTAAATTATCAATTGACACCGACCAGGTTATCTGGTATAAATGGCCTTCGCGTTTGGAAAAGGCTCAATGGTATTCGGAAAATTCAAACCTTTTTTTTCCTAATCGAGGGGAAAGGGATTTCAAATGAGATTCCCGATTCAATTAACGTTTTCCTTAACCAAGTACCTAATGAAAAACAAAATAAAAGGGAAAAAACGTTTCCCAATTGTACTCATGCTTGAGCCCCTTCACCTGTGTAACCTTGCCTGTGACGGATGTGGTCGAATTAGGGAATATAAAGAGACCATTCAGGATTCCATGCCGTTAGAAAGGTGCCTTGAAGTGGTGGATGAATCGGAAGCCCCAGTGGTATCCGTTTGTGGAGGGGAGCCCTTGATATATCCCCATATCGATGCCTTGGTAAATGGAATTGTGAAACGAAAACGTCACCTTTATCTTTGCACCAACGCAATCAATCTTGATAAGCATCTTCCTCATTTTCCAAAGAGCCCCTATTTCACCATCAATGTTTCAATGGATGGTTTAGAGAAAACCCACGATCTCACCCGAGGTCGGAAAGGGTTATACAAGCTCGATCTTCGCATGATCCGTCTTGCAAAAGAAAAGGGTTTCAGGGTGGTCACCAATACCACGGTTTATAAAGAAACGGATGTCAAAGAAATTGAACAGATGTTCGAAGAATTGTATTCCGCTGGAGTGGATGGTTTTTTGGTCAGTCCGGGGTATCATTATGAAGCCGTACAAGACGATATTTTTATGACCCGGGAAGAAATCCATGAGAAATTTAAAGCTATTTATCAACTCTCCAAAAAATTTCGGTTTTATAATACGCCTCTTTATTTAAAGTTCCTTACCGGGGAAAGGCATTTCGACTGTACCCCATGGGGAAATATTACCGTCAATCCTCAAGGGTGGAAAGGCCCATGCTATTTAATTACAGATCAGCATTTTAAGAGTATGGCAGATCTTTTGGATGGGACGGATTGGGAGCGCTTTGAGAAGAGGGAAGACCCTCGTTGCCGAAATTGCATGATGCATTGCAGTGTTGAACCGACCGTGGTTCGTGAAACAGGCCAAAATTGGCGAGACATGGCGGAAATGATCCGCTGGAATCTTAGCTAACCTAAAAAAATCCCTAAAACATGTTGAATTTTTATAGCCCGTTAAGATTTATTTGATTGGATTACTCGAGTCGAATTGCAGGAGGAAAAACCCGTCGTGAGAAGTCCTAACCTATTGGACAAAGATGCTACCCTACCCCGACCTACTACCCAAGAGCCCCATGGGCTCCCCTTGGATGAGGCCATTGACCGGTCGATCGGTTTTCTTTTAAATGTTCAAAATAAAGACCTTGGTTTTTGGGTAGATGAGTTAGAAGCCGATTCCACCTTGACTTCGGAGTATCTGATGCTTCGATTTTTCTTGGGAAATTTGGATCCCCTCCGGCGAAAACGAGCGATGACCTATTTGAAGAAAACCCAACTTCCCGAAGGGGGGTGGAGTATTTATTATGGTGCCCCCAGTAACATCAGTGCTTCGGTAAAGGCCTATTTTGCATTGAAGCTTTGTGGTGTTTCCCGACATGAACCTTTTATGAAAAAAGCCCGTGAAGTGATCATGGAAATGGGGGGCGTTCCTAACGTCAATGTATTTACAAAAATTTCCCTTGCTTTATTTGGACAATACGATTGGCGGGACATTCCCTTTTTGCCTCCTGAAATTATTCTTTTATCCAAACGGTTTTATTTTAATTTGTATGAAGTTTCCTATTGGTCACGTGCAGTCATCGTTCCCCTCTTAATTATTTATGCCAAGAAACCGCTTTGTGTGGTCTCCCCCAATGCCCATTTGGATGAACTCTTCCCTGAAGGTCATTGGGATAAAAAAGGGCAAAAGAAGCGGGACTACGGAATCATTTCCTGGAAAAATGTTTTTTTAACTCTTGATTCCTGTTTGAAAGTTTTGGATCGGTTTCACCTTAAGTTTTTAAGGGAAAAGGCCGTTCAAAAGGCTCATCATTGGCTGGTGGAACATATGCGGGGAGAAGGGGGGCTGGGTGCTATATATCCAGCGATGGCCAATTCAATTGTTGCCTTGCGTGCAATGGGCAACCCTCCTGACCACACCCAAATTCAAAAAGCACTAGGCGAAATTGAGGATTTAGAAATAAATCAGGAAAATTCAATGCATCTGCAACCTTGCGTTTCCCCTATCTGGGATACACCTTTAACCATTAATGCACTCTTGGAGGCGGGTATAACACGGGACCATCCCAGTATTGTAAAAGGCGCCCAGTGGCTTCTATCCAAACAGGTGTCATCCGTTGGGGATTGGAAAGTAAAAGTTCCCGCAGCAGAACCGGGGGGGTGGTATTTCCAATTCGAAAACGAATTTTACCCAGACAATGACGATACCTCGGTTGTATTAGTTGCTTTATGCAAAAGTGTCCTTCCCGATGAGGAAGAAAAAAGGAAACAAATGGTGCGAGGGATTCGGTGGTTTTTGAAAATGCAGGGAAGCGATGGCGGGTGGGGGGCTTTTGACAAAGATAACAATAAAAAAATTCTAAATAACATCCCTTTTGCGGATCATGGGGCCCTTTTGGATCCAAGTACGGCCGATTTAACCGGGCGGGGACTGGAGTTTCTTGGGCTTTTGGGTTTTGATGAAGATTTTCCTCCAGCTAAAAAAGCGTTGCATTTTCTAAAAAAAGAGCAGGAAAAGGAGGGGGGATGGTATGGCCGTTGGGGA
The Nitrospiria bacterium genome window above contains:
- a CDS encoding carotenoid biosynthesis protein — encoded protein: MDFFLLLFSTVLYRPYVFIFLIFFILAGVLTLGAKKTFVLLGMTWVIAFLSEYSSTRIGFPFGDYFYIESTRDREIWVSNVPFMDSLSFTFLAFVSYTFSLFFFLKVSFQKKGILSDEDGSRHSWRVLGLAVLLFVFLDVVIDPLALRGDRWFLGKIFGYASEGVYFGVPLSNFLGWAFVGSTSLFLFQLYDQKSTPRGQVWEVPLRRLVLGPILYYIILIFNLSMTFWIEESLLGVVGIFIHFPILLFFLFRMGELLQFSKMTPLWRPLEKGKDPKGSNTPGFLLHQQVFPFQSEGLKSGPSKSKG
- the hpnH gene encoding adenosyl-hopene transferase HpnH, coding for MRFPIQLTFSLTKYLMKNKIKGKKRFPIVLMLEPLHLCNLACDGCGRIREYKETIQDSMPLERCLEVVDESEAPVVSVCGGEPLIYPHIDALVNGIVKRKRHLYLCTNAINLDKHLPHFPKSPYFTINVSMDGLEKTHDLTRGRKGLYKLDLRMIRLAKEKGFRVVTNTTVYKETDVKEIEQMFEELYSAGVDGFLVSPGYHYEAVQDDIFMTREEIHEKFKAIYQLSKKFRFYNTPLYLKFLTGERHFDCTPWGNITVNPQGWKGPCYLITDQHFKSMADLLDGTDWERFEKREDPRCRNCMMHCSVEPTVVRETGQNWRDMAEMIRWNLS
- the shc gene encoding squalene--hopene cyclase, whose translation is MRSPNLLDKDATLPRPTTQEPHGLPLDEAIDRSIGFLLNVQNKDLGFWVDELEADSTLTSEYLMLRFFLGNLDPLRRKRAMTYLKKTQLPEGGWSIYYGAPSNISASVKAYFALKLCGVSRHEPFMKKAREVIMEMGGVPNVNVFTKISLALFGQYDWRDIPFLPPEIILLSKRFYFNLYEVSYWSRAVIVPLLIIYAKKPLCVVSPNAHLDELFPEGHWDKKGQKKRDYGIISWKNVFLTLDSCLKVLDRFHLKFLREKAVQKAHHWLVEHMRGEGGLGAIYPAMANSIVALRAMGNPPDHTQIQKALGEIEDLEINQENSMHLQPCVSPIWDTPLTINALLEAGITRDHPSIVKGAQWLLSKQVSSVGDWKVKVPAAEPGGWYFQFENEFYPDNDDTSVVLVALCKSVLPDEEEKRKQMVRGIRWFLKMQGSDGGWGAFDKDNNKKILNNIPFADHGALLDPSTADLTGRGLEFLGLLGFDEDFPPAKKALHFLKKEQEKEGGWYGRWGVNYIYGTWSVLSGLKTIGQDLNQDFIRRAVDWLKRCQNPDGGWGESCESYSNPSLAGVGNSTASQTAWALMGLLQAGEVNSLEVLKGVLYLLKHQREQGKWDEAEFTGTGFPKVFYLRYHMYSKYFPLWALAQFRSLKLRGKLLSDDVREENKKSGIFLRLLR